One Cystobacter fuscus DSM 2262 genomic window carries:
- a CDS encoding AMP-binding protein, whose translation MTERSTNHIAAEMRRRAQENPAQPAFVIQGPHSRTVVTYGAFVERVARATAFLAERGLKRGERCALIGTNHPDWCAAWYAIVGLGAVAVTLDPQLSPAALGALMKDAGARFVIVDAKAQAQSAVWTQLEQVFSLNEQANGVFSSDAAAPEELVGGGDELAGLLYTSGTTSEPKGVMLTHANLIAAVNGIILALRANRDDVILSVLPFFHILAQIGGMLAPLTVGATVVLLPEIEVTRITGALRDGGITIFFCVPQFYHLFLRRVRAQVDESPRLRRMFPRLLRWNRHARTIGLNAGKVLFKKVHATFGPKIRALISGGAALDPEAARTFYALGIDVLQVYGLTETTGAIGIGRPGETVVGTVGRAVPGAEFRIDVPDGRGSPRAPGEVFVRGAMVMPGYYNRPGEAKIEDGWFHTGDLGYLDPDGYLYVLGRAGDTIVLPSGKKIQPSELETHFARSKLIAEVGVTLAPGGTGSDPRLHLVVVPDLEAIRAAGTGNVEQVLHEEVARLSATLPSYKRVAGVTITREPLPRTTTRKLKRAALQEWVKASQAAERVGSKPVWHDADRVWAEVPAHARAIELIAARASRPREEIHPDLHLDLDLGLDSLARLSLLSDLDVNAAGEVLATVQSVREFVEATAHGAPAPAAPATSPPPPRSLALTLLAFVLLRGLRGLEWLLLGVRVKGAEHLRPSGAALICSNHQSFLDVFVILSVLPWSVFRRTSMVGKPKYFGGPLLPLARRIGVMPIDASRNLPTAIEESVARLEGGAVLVVFPEGTRSWDGTLLPFRHGAAVIARRARVPIIPVAIDGAHRVMPRDKFFPRLHRVTLRAGAALLDDPSADVHAHTDTLRARIAALLQGDPP comes from the coding sequence ATGACCGAGCGCTCGACAAACCACATCGCGGCGGAGATGCGCAGGCGGGCGCAGGAGAACCCGGCTCAACCGGCGTTCGTCATCCAGGGCCCGCACTCGCGCACGGTCGTGACGTACGGCGCGTTCGTCGAGCGCGTCGCACGCGCCACGGCGTTCCTGGCCGAGCGCGGCCTGAAGCGCGGAGAGCGCTGCGCGCTGATTGGCACCAACCATCCGGATTGGTGCGCGGCCTGGTACGCCATCGTCGGCCTCGGCGCCGTCGCGGTGACGCTGGATCCCCAGTTGTCCCCGGCGGCGCTGGGCGCGCTCATGAAGGACGCTGGCGCCCGCTTCGTCATCGTCGACGCGAAGGCCCAAGCGCAAAGCGCCGTGTGGACGCAGCTCGAGCAGGTGTTCAGCCTCAACGAGCAAGCGAATGGCGTGTTTTCCAGCGACGCCGCCGCACCCGAGGAGCTCGTCGGTGGCGGCGACGAGCTGGCCGGGCTGCTCTACACGTCAGGCACCACGTCCGAGCCGAAGGGCGTCATGCTGACGCACGCGAATTTGATCGCGGCGGTGAACGGAATCATCCTCGCCTTGCGCGCCAACCGCGACGACGTGATCCTGTCGGTCCTCCCCTTCTTTCACATCCTCGCGCAGATCGGCGGAATGCTCGCTCCGCTCACCGTCGGCGCGACGGTGGTGCTCCTCCCCGAGATCGAAGTCACGCGTATCACCGGCGCGCTGCGCGACGGTGGCATCACGATCTTCTTCTGCGTTCCGCAATTCTATCACCTGTTCCTGCGCCGCGTGCGCGCGCAGGTCGATGAGTCGCCCCGGTTGCGACGCATGTTTCCACGCCTGTTGCGCTGGAACCGCCACGCCCGCACCATCGGTCTCAACGCGGGAAAGGTCCTGTTCAAGAAGGTCCACGCCACGTTCGGACCGAAGATCCGCGCGCTGATCTCCGGCGGCGCGGCCCTGGATCCGGAAGCCGCGCGCACGTTCTACGCCCTGGGTATCGACGTCCTGCAGGTCTACGGTCTCACCGAGACCACCGGCGCGATCGGGATTGGTCGGCCGGGCGAGACGGTCGTCGGCACGGTCGGCCGCGCGGTGCCCGGCGCCGAGTTCCGCATCGACGTTCCGGACGGGAGAGGGAGCCCTCGAGCACCCGGCGAGGTGTTCGTCCGCGGTGCGATGGTGATGCCGGGCTATTACAACCGCCCGGGCGAGGCGAAGATCGAAGACGGTTGGTTCCACACCGGCGACCTCGGGTACCTCGACCCGGACGGCTATCTCTATGTCCTTGGTCGCGCCGGAGACACCATCGTCCTTCCCAGCGGCAAGAAGATCCAGCCGAGCGAACTCGAGACGCACTTCGCGCGCTCGAAGCTCATCGCCGAGGTCGGCGTCACGCTCGCTCCCGGCGGCACGGGGAGCGACCCGCGGCTCCATCTCGTCGTCGTCCCCGACCTCGAGGCCATCCGCGCCGCTGGCACCGGCAACGTCGAGCAGGTGCTCCACGAGGAGGTCGCGCGCCTGTCCGCCACGCTGCCGTCGTACAAGCGCGTCGCCGGCGTCACCATTACCCGAGAGCCCCTGCCACGCACCACCACGCGCAAGCTCAAACGCGCCGCGCTCCAGGAATGGGTCAAAGCGTCCCAGGCCGCCGAGCGCGTCGGGTCGAAGCCGGTGTGGCATGACGCCGACCGCGTGTGGGCCGAGGTCCCCGCGCACGCGCGCGCGATCGAACTCATTGCCGCGCGCGCGAGCCGCCCGCGCGAGGAGATCCACCCGGATCTGCATCTCGACCTCGATCTCGGCCTTGATTCACTGGCGCGCCTGTCGCTGTTGTCGGATCTGGACGTCAACGCCGCGGGCGAGGTGCTGGCGACGGTGCAATCCGTGCGCGAGTTCGTCGAGGCCACGGCCCATGGCGCGCCCGCACCGGCCGCGCCCGCCACCTCCCCCCCGCCGCCACGAAGCCTGGCGCTGACCCTGCTCGCGTTCGTGCTCCTGCGCGGCTTGCGTGGCCTGGAGTGGCTGCTCCTGGGCGTGCGCGTCAAGGGCGCCGAGCATCTGCGTCCGTCGGGAGCGGCGCTGATCTGCTCGAATCACCAATCGTTCCTCGACGTGTTCGTGATCCTGTCCGTCCTTCCGTGGTCGGTCTTTCGCCGAACCAGCATGGTGGGAAAACCGAAATACTTCGGCGGGCCCCTGCTGCCGCTGGCGCGTCGGATCGGCGTGATGCCGATCGACGCCAGCCGCAACCTCCCCACGGCCATCGAGGAGAGCGTGGCACGGCTCGAGGGTGGCGCGGTGCTGGTCGTGTTCCCCGAAGGGACGCGCTCCTGGGACGGCACCCTCTTACCGTTCCGTCACGGCGCGGCGGTGATCGCGCGGCGCGCGCGGGTGCCCATCATCCCCGTGGCGATCGACGGTGCCCACCGCGTCATGCCGCGCGACAAGTTCTTTCCCCGCCTTCACCGCGTCACCCTCCGCGCCGGCGCGGCGCTCCTCGACGATCCATCCGCCGACGTCCACGCACACACCGACACGCTTCGCGCGCGGATCGCCGCGCTGCTGCAAGGGGATCCCCCATGA
- a CDS encoding alpha/beta fold hydrolase, with product MTELPAWILRQLPDGVEHRQIPVAGHSLHVMEFGQGQPVLMLHGNPTWGFLYRKVMAALRGQPVRCIVPDLVGLGLSDKPRDLGVHTLENHAAWIGGLIDALGLDDMIFVGQDWGGPIGMLALAERLERVSGMVILNTVLGPPRPGFRPTLFHRSSQLPVLSDVLFRGLQFPQLALWAAQRDRSSIRGEVARAYRWPLRRLQDRAAPLALARMVPDSQEHRSIAPLRRCQQAVESFKGPMRIVWGVRDPVLGRVIGWLERLLPRAEVKRTQAGHFLQEEVPEDIASAITSLVRGGASARSSG from the coding sequence ATGACCGAGCTGCCCGCCTGGATTCTTCGACAGTTGCCCGACGGCGTCGAGCATCGCCAGATCCCCGTCGCGGGCCACTCCCTCCACGTCATGGAGTTTGGCCAGGGGCAGCCTGTCCTCATGCTCCACGGCAATCCCACCTGGGGCTTTCTCTACCGCAAGGTCATGGCCGCCCTCCGCGGACAGCCGGTGCGCTGCATCGTGCCCGACCTCGTCGGCCTCGGCCTCTCCGACAAGCCGCGCGACCTTGGCGTGCACACCCTCGAGAACCACGCCGCATGGATCGGCGGACTGATCGACGCGCTCGGCCTCGACGACATGATCTTCGTCGGCCAGGACTGGGGCGGGCCCATCGGAATGCTCGCGCTCGCCGAGCGGCTCGAGCGCGTGTCGGGCATGGTCATCCTGAACACCGTCCTCGGGCCACCGCGCCCCGGGTTCCGTCCGACGCTGTTCCATCGCTCGAGCCAGCTTCCCGTGCTCAGCGACGTGCTGTTCCGCGGCCTGCAATTCCCGCAGCTCGCGCTCTGGGCCGCGCAGAGAGACCGGAGCAGCATTCGCGGCGAGGTCGCCCGCGCCTACCGTTGGCCGCTGCGGCGCCTCCAGGACCGCGCCGCGCCCCTCGCCCTCGCGCGCATGGTGCCGGACTCCCAGGAGCATCGCTCCATCGCGCCGCTTCGGCGCTGCCAGCAAGCCGTCGAGTCGTTCAAGGGCCCCATGCGCATCGTCTGGGGGGTGCGTGATCCGGTGCTTGGACGCGTCATCGGGTGGCTCGAGCGACTCCTGCCGCGCGCGGAGGTCAAGCGCACCCAGGCCGGACACTTCCTCCAGGAGGAGGTGCCCGAAGACATCGCCAGCGCCATCACCTCGCTGGTCCGCGGTGGGGCTAGCGCCCGCTCTTCAGGATGA
- a CDS encoding acyl carrier protein: MSEREIIDLVKAALNKVRPEFAAEFESVGIDTRFESLRIDSVDTLRMITFLEDKLGFVFQDEDLGRIETVKDLTSLILKSGR; encoded by the coding sequence ATGAGTGAACGAGAGATCATCGACCTGGTGAAGGCCGCGCTGAACAAGGTGCGGCCGGAATTCGCCGCCGAGTTCGAGTCCGTGGGCATCGACACGCGCTTCGAGAGCCTCCGCATCGACTCGGTCGACACCCTGCGGATGATCACGTTCCTCGAGGACAAGCTCGGCTTCGTGTTTCAGGACGAGGACCTGGGCCGCATCGAGACGGTGAAGGATCTGACCTCGCTCATCCTGAAGAGCGGGCGCTAG
- a CDS encoding fatty acyl-AMP ligase: protein MIRLDEAPATRGFTFQNERGEERFVAFPALHAESRRRGAALQALGMKKGDRLGMVVIDPEDFIATFLGALRVGIVPVPLYPPVHLGNLESYTRQAAAILSSSGTTVLAVSAGLASIFWAFVERVPSLARVVETSSLVADASALREVLVAPEDLVFLQYTSGSTGTPKGVRATHRTLIANIHGFMGAALSMQPGVDTGVSWLPLQHDMGLIGFVLGPIYWQVDVTFIPTLRFLKRPECWMETIHRRKATVSFAPNFAYGWLTRVAKDEDLERWSLGHVRALGVGAEPLHYDTLKRFTDKFARTGLRPDVLLPAYGLAESMLAISMKKSTEPMKVRTLDAGRFRDDGVSLPADGGEVEHHIGCGKVIPGHELRVVDEKGATCADGVRGEVLFRGPSVMEGYQEGGAESLIDADGWLRTGDLGYLVDGELYVVGRAKDLIIIRGRNISPQTIEWEVNKLPGVRVGTTIAVAVRVEDSEGVVVMLETRGDNVEALKAEVSATVKRVIGVPPADVVCLPPGAIPKTSSGKLQRAKARRQYLEGKLGREGSRTSGSMGARLRLGLQVTRSWWARARFSLWPKNMNEEEHRHE, encoded by the coding sequence TTGATCAGGTTGGACGAGGCTCCGGCGACGCGCGGATTCACGTTCCAGAACGAGCGGGGTGAGGAGCGTTTCGTCGCGTTTCCCGCGCTTCACGCCGAGAGCCGCCGACGGGGCGCGGCGCTGCAGGCGCTGGGGATGAAGAAGGGAGATCGCCTGGGAATGGTGGTCATCGATCCCGAGGACTTCATCGCGACGTTCCTCGGCGCGTTGCGCGTCGGCATCGTCCCGGTGCCGCTCTATCCGCCGGTGCACCTCGGCAACCTCGAAAGCTACACGCGGCAGGCGGCGGCGATCCTTTCGTCATCGGGCACGACGGTGCTCGCGGTGAGCGCCGGGCTGGCCAGCATCTTCTGGGCCTTCGTCGAGCGCGTGCCGAGCCTCGCGCGCGTGGTGGAGACGTCGTCCCTCGTGGCGGACGCGTCGGCGCTGCGCGAGGTGTTGGTGGCACCGGAGGACCTGGTGTTTCTGCAGTACACGTCGGGCTCGACGGGGACGCCAAAAGGGGTGAGGGCGACCCACCGCACGCTCATCGCCAACATCCATGGCTTCATGGGCGCGGCGCTTTCCATGCAGCCCGGGGTCGACACCGGTGTGAGCTGGCTTCCGCTCCAGCACGACATGGGATTGATTGGCTTCGTGCTCGGGCCGATCTACTGGCAGGTCGATGTGACGTTCATCCCCACGCTGCGCTTCCTCAAGCGTCCGGAGTGCTGGATGGAGACGATCCACCGCCGGAAGGCGACCGTCTCCTTCGCCCCGAACTTCGCGTACGGGTGGCTGACGCGCGTCGCCAAGGACGAGGATCTCGAGCGGTGGTCGCTGGGGCACGTTCGCGCCCTCGGCGTTGGCGCGGAGCCGCTGCATTACGACACCCTGAAGCGCTTCACCGACAAGTTCGCGCGCACCGGGCTGCGCCCCGACGTGCTCCTTCCCGCGTACGGTCTGGCGGAATCGATGCTGGCGATCAGCATGAAGAAGTCGACCGAGCCGATGAAGGTGCGCACGCTCGATGCCGGGCGCTTCCGCGACGACGGTGTGTCCCTGCCCGCCGACGGTGGAGAAGTCGAGCACCACATTGGCTGCGGCAAGGTCATCCCCGGGCACGAGCTGCGCGTCGTCGACGAGAAGGGGGCGACGTGCGCGGACGGCGTGCGCGGGGAGGTCCTGTTCCGCGGCCCGTCGGTGATGGAGGGGTATCAGGAGGGTGGTGCCGAGTCGCTCATCGACGCTGACGGATGGCTGCGGACCGGCGATCTCGGCTATCTCGTGGACGGTGAACTCTACGTGGTGGGGCGCGCGAAGGATCTCATCATCATCCGCGGCCGCAACATCAGTCCGCAGACGATCGAATGGGAGGTCAACAAGCTGCCGGGCGTGCGCGTTGGCACGACCATCGCGGTCGCGGTTCGCGTCGAGGACAGCGAGGGCGTGGTGGTGATGTTGGAGACGCGCGGCGACAACGTGGAGGCGCTCAAGGCCGAGGTCTCCGCGACGGTGAAGCGGGTGATCGGCGTTCCACCGGCGGACGTGGTCTGTCTGCCGCCCGGGGCGATTCCCAAGACCTCGTCGGGCAAACTCCAGCGCGCCAAGGCTCGTCGGCAGTACCTGGAAGGCAAGCTCGGGCGGGAAGGGTCGCGCACCTCCGGCTCCATGGGGGCGCGGTTACGCCTGGGGCTGCAGGTGACCCGCTCCTGGTGGGCGCGCGCCAGGTTTTCGCTTTGGCCCAAGAACATGAACGAGGAAGAGCACAGACATGAGTGA
- a CDS encoding acyl-ACP desaturase translates to MSFFETAEKKRRWSVHDDIPWDQLDPSAYDEGRAMNAETFCGVELYLPDYLGQGVNLVRENFGRAWFQANWGYEESKHGLALRMYLLKSGLRTEEQLRGLEDAIAARPWRLPWDTPRRMTCYGAIQEASTLLAYARQLEDAQAGKDEVLATIYRLIARDEAAHQQFYRAVLKLELEEHRHETLEDLALVSVGFRMPAIDLLPDSERRVETLRMHNSFNRWGFFLKVWMPLLKLLGVSRQEFAEYQRRAIDQTRDEAS, encoded by the coding sequence ATGAGCTTCTTCGAGACCGCCGAGAAGAAGCGGCGCTGGAGCGTGCACGACGACATCCCGTGGGATCAGTTGGATCCGTCGGCCTACGACGAGGGGCGCGCGATGAACGCCGAGACGTTCTGCGGCGTCGAACTCTACCTCCCCGATTATCTCGGCCAGGGCGTCAACCTCGTGCGCGAGAACTTCGGCCGGGCGTGGTTCCAGGCGAACTGGGGCTACGAGGAATCCAAGCATGGCCTCGCGTTGCGGATGTATCTCCTCAAGAGCGGACTGCGCACCGAGGAGCAGCTGCGCGGCCTCGAGGACGCCATCGCGGCCCGGCCCTGGCGCCTTCCCTGGGACACGCCCCGCCGGATGACCTGCTACGGCGCCATCCAGGAGGCGAGCACGCTGCTCGCCTACGCACGCCAGCTCGAGGACGCGCAGGCCGGCAAGGACGAGGTGCTCGCGACCATCTATCGCCTCATCGCGCGCGACGAGGCGGCGCACCAGCAGTTCTACCGCGCCGTCCTCAAGCTCGAACTCGAGGAGCACCGCCACGAGACGCTGGAGGATCTCGCCCTGGTGTCCGTCGGCTTCCGCATGCCGGCGATCGATCTCCTCCCCGACTCGGAGCGGCGTGTCGAGACGCTGCGCATGCACAACAGCTTCAATCGCTGGGGCTTCTTCCTGAAGGTCTGGATGCCGCTCCTCAAACTCCTGGGCGTGTCGCGCCAGGAGTTCGCGGAGTATCAACGGCGAGCCATCGATCAGACGCGCGACGAGGCTAGCTGA
- a CDS encoding acyl-CoA dehydrogenase family protein has translation MTMQPLFASEPSIEDQLYRILNSTRPEYAWKLRRYFEEHWEPSLSFQNEGLDGFREKTHFMVRKLLQADLLSLAELNQKPSEYMKFCEHSCWIDGSVAATLFGHFLIFGGSLVFLGTERHRSLVDVADDFRLPGCFCMTEVGHGSNLAGLGTTATYDAERGEFIINTPSWRDAKWAIALLAWNARVVTVMAQLYMPDGECKGIHSFLVPVRDEEGRPLPGVKISDVDWLIGLNGVGIGGAMFEQVRIPRENLLNRFADVTAEGKYVTSFDSPGDLFRAQISPLMIERLVPFAVAGMKIALAVAARYGKERRQFGPRGGPERPIIEYSSHKRRLMPGVAETYAIAFMLERLHLEADVTMPEPLPTPLQPLCASFKAYSYETATRVIQNARECCGVHSFRHINKIARAQLDMHGFAHAAGDNVVLFQYAGRILLEDFAGGKGPFKEAAEPDASACSVTCVKHQELFAARFSQLLDYTRGEFMKHMGEGMNRGDAWNEILTFAIELGRAYAIRETHKQFLRVIGACAPGPAKDILTELCELYGWSTLSANLGWYRDVSDGSLELSALFVERTVLEYSQRLAPKLDLLVDSFGIPEVLLPAADLMADLPGKFS, from the coding sequence ATGACTATGCAGCCCCTTTTTGCTTCCGAGCCCTCGATCGAGGATCAACTCTACCGCATCCTGAACAGCACTCGCCCCGAGTATGCCTGGAAGCTGCGCAGGTATTTCGAGGAGCATTGGGAGCCGTCACTGTCGTTCCAGAACGAGGGCCTCGATGGGTTTCGCGAGAAGACGCACTTCATGGTGCGCAAGCTTCTCCAGGCGGACCTGCTGTCCCTGGCCGAGTTGAACCAGAAGCCATCCGAGTACATGAAGTTCTGCGAGCATTCGTGTTGGATCGACGGAAGCGTCGCGGCCACGTTGTTCGGGCACTTCCTCATCTTCGGTGGGAGCCTGGTCTTCCTCGGCACCGAGCGGCATCGCTCCCTGGTCGACGTCGCCGATGACTTCAGGCTCCCGGGTTGCTTCTGCATGACCGAGGTCGGACACGGCAGCAACCTCGCGGGTCTCGGCACCACCGCGACGTACGATGCCGAGCGCGGCGAGTTCATCATCAACACGCCGAGCTGGCGCGACGCGAAGTGGGCGATCGCGTTGCTCGCCTGGAACGCGCGGGTCGTCACGGTCATGGCGCAGCTCTACATGCCCGACGGGGAATGCAAGGGAATCCACTCGTTCCTGGTGCCGGTGCGGGACGAAGAGGGACGCCCGCTGCCGGGCGTGAAGATCAGCGACGTCGATTGGCTGATCGGCTTGAACGGCGTCGGAATCGGCGGGGCGATGTTCGAGCAGGTGCGCATCCCGCGCGAGAACCTGCTCAACCGTTTCGCGGACGTGACGGCGGAAGGGAAGTATGTGACGTCGTTCGATTCGCCGGGTGATCTCTTCCGCGCGCAGATCTCCCCGCTGATGATCGAGCGGCTCGTTCCCTTCGCGGTGGCGGGCATGAAGATCGCCCTCGCCGTGGCGGCGCGTTATGGCAAGGAGCGGCGCCAGTTCGGACCCCGCGGTGGCCCGGAACGCCCCATCATCGAATACAGCAGCCACAAGCGGCGACTGATGCCCGGCGTCGCCGAGACGTATGCGATCGCGTTCATGCTCGAGCGACTCCACCTCGAGGCGGATGTCACGATGCCCGAGCCGCTGCCCACGCCGCTCCAACCCCTCTGTGCGTCGTTCAAGGCCTATTCGTACGAGACGGCGACACGGGTCATCCAGAACGCGCGCGAGTGTTGCGGTGTGCACTCGTTCCGGCACATCAACAAGATCGCCCGGGCGCAGCTCGACATGCACGGCTTCGCGCACGCGGCCGGTGACAACGTGGTGCTGTTCCAGTACGCGGGGCGGATCCTGCTCGAGGACTTCGCCGGGGGCAAAGGTCCGTTCAAGGAGGCCGCCGAGCCCGATGCCTCCGCCTGCTCGGTCACCTGCGTGAAGCATCAGGAGTTGTTCGCGGCGCGGTTCTCCCAGCTGCTCGACTACACGCGCGGCGAGTTCATGAAGCACATGGGCGAGGGAATGAATCGCGGCGACGCCTGGAACGAGATCCTGACATTCGCGATCGAACTCGGCCGCGCGTACGCGATTCGCGAGACGCACAAGCAGTTCCTGCGCGTCATTGGCGCCTGCGCGCCGGGCCCGGCGAAGGACATCCTGACGGAGCTGTGCGAGCTGTACGGGTGGTCAACGTTGTCGGCGAACCTCGGCTGGTACCGGGATGTCTCCGACGGCTCGCTCGAGCTCTCCGCTCTCTTCGTCGAGCGCACGGTGCTCGAGTACTCGCAGCGACTGGCACCGAAGCTCGATCTGTTGGTGGATTCCTTCGGGATTCCGGAGGTGCTGCTCCCGGCGGCGGATCTGATGGCCGACCTGCCGGGGAAGTTCAGCTAG
- a CDS encoding alpha/beta hydrolase family protein: MDTPTQKSTNIREHDITFNATDGFPLSGRLLVPERPTAAVLFSPATGLPKEFYLHFMRHGAERGAACLVYDYRGVAASAPKDLRAFKMDTPDWGRLDMTAALDRLIEAAPGVPVIHVAHSVGGHITGFMPNHQKITRQVFIGVGFGTWWKHRFPKQQLTDLFFWWIYGPLQLATKGFIPSGGLWGGSTLPAGAFKTWRRWSHKADYFRGELGERLKPHYFNEIATPILSYVFTDDPLTTPETARGFLEFMPKAQKDVRVRRPADLGVKALRHQDVFRRSNSAAWPELWRAVLEGA; the protein is encoded by the coding sequence ATGGACACTCCGACGCAGAAGTCGACGAACATCCGCGAACACGACATCACCTTCAACGCGACGGACGGCTTCCCGCTCTCCGGGCGGCTCCTGGTTCCGGAGCGGCCGACCGCGGCGGTCCTCTTCTCCCCGGCGACCGGGTTGCCCAAGGAGTTCTACCTCCATTTCATGCGCCATGGCGCCGAGCGCGGCGCGGCGTGCCTCGTCTATGACTACCGCGGCGTCGCCGCCTCGGCGCCCAAGGACCTGCGCGCCTTCAAGATGGATACCCCGGATTGGGGACGGCTCGACATGACCGCCGCGCTCGATCGCTTGATCGAAGCCGCGCCGGGCGTTCCCGTGATTCACGTCGCGCACAGCGTCGGTGGGCACATCACGGGGTTCATGCCCAACCATCAGAAGATCACCCGGCAGGTCTTCATCGGCGTCGGATTCGGGACCTGGTGGAAGCACCGCTTCCCGAAGCAGCAACTGACGGATCTCTTCTTCTGGTGGATTTATGGGCCGCTTCAACTGGCGACCAAGGGCTTCATTCCCTCGGGCGGGCTCTGGGGCGGTTCGACCCTGCCCGCCGGCGCGTTCAAGACCTGGCGGCGCTGGTCGCACAAGGCGGACTACTTCCGCGGCGAGCTCGGCGAGCGATTGAAGCCACACTACTTCAATGAAATCGCGACGCCGATTCTCTCGTACGTGTTCACGGATGATCCCCTGACGACCCCCGAGACCGCTCGCGGATTCCTCGAGTTCATGCCCAAGGCGCAAAAAGACGTGCGCGTGCGTCGCCCGGCAGACCTTGGTGTCAAGGCACTGCGGCATCAGGATGTCTTTCGGCGAAGCAACTCGGCGGCGTGGCCCGAGCTGTGGCGAGCGGTGCTGGAAGGCGCTTGA
- a CDS encoding cation:proton antiporter, whose amino-acid sequence MPKPESLVLFLFVLLLLAHLLGALCVRLRQPRVVGEILAGVLAGPALLGRLDFFPRPGTHHLPVLDFLYSFGLLMLMFLSGAGIHSLFHPDDRRQIAWLTSFGTVLPFLIATALGMSLPLESLQGPAGHPVALLLIIGISVSITSIPVISRIFQDLQVMHTRFARLVLGVAVVEDIALWGGLAGALSLARASTLPWNDIARHITTTLIYMAVGLFLVPRVLQGLRAARWKPLARVSPVTQVILLLLAHAAVADLLDINQVFAGFLAGLAASRSSSFTAETLDSIAGLSNALFIPLYFALVGYKLALIDALSPGMLCAFLVVACVIKLASVGLGARLAGFPPSDALNLAVATNARGGPGIAVASVAFDAGIISPAFYTTLVAVAVLTSQAAGVWLDAVLRRGQSLLSGIPDAAAARAPSAARTNVPSGQEGATARVPGAERNFVAPDLMHEGNNGRQG is encoded by the coding sequence ATGCCCAAGCCAGAATCGCTGGTTCTCTTCCTCTTCGTCCTGTTGCTCCTCGCCCACCTGCTCGGTGCCCTCTGCGTCCGGTTGAGGCAGCCGCGGGTGGTGGGAGAAATCCTGGCGGGCGTGCTCGCGGGACCCGCGCTCCTCGGGCGCCTGGACTTCTTTCCAAGGCCTGGAACCCACCACCTGCCCGTCCTGGATTTTCTTTATTCCTTCGGGCTGCTGATGTTGATGTTCCTCTCGGGGGCGGGCATCCACTCGCTGTTCCACCCGGATGATCGGCGGCAGATTGCCTGGCTGACCTCGTTCGGAACAGTCCTCCCCTTCCTCATCGCCACCGCGTTGGGCATGAGCCTGCCCCTGGAGTCGCTCCAGGGCCCGGCGGGCCACCCTGTCGCTCTGCTGCTCATCATCGGCATTTCCGTCTCCATCACCTCCATCCCCGTCATCTCGCGCATCTTCCAGGATCTCCAGGTGATGCATACGCGCTTCGCGCGGCTCGTGTTGGGAGTGGCGGTGGTGGAGGACATCGCGCTGTGGGGGGGACTGGCCGGAGCCCTGTCCCTGGCACGCGCGAGCACGCTGCCCTGGAACGACATCGCGCGGCACATCACCACCACCTTGATCTACATGGCCGTGGGCCTGTTTCTGGTGCCTCGGGTTCTTCAAGGGTTGCGAGCGGCGCGCTGGAAGCCGCTCGCGCGCGTGTCGCCCGTGACGCAGGTGATCCTGCTGCTGTTGGCCCATGCCGCGGTGGCGGACCTCCTCGACATCAACCAGGTCTTCGCCGGCTTCCTCGCTGGCTTGGCTGCCTCGAGGAGTTCCTCGTTCACCGCGGAGACGCTGGACTCCATCGCGGGGCTCTCCAACGCGCTCTTCATCCCGCTCTACTTCGCGCTGGTCGGCTACAAGCTGGCGCTCATCGATGCGCTCTCGCCTGGAATGCTCTGCGCCTTCCTCGTCGTCGCCTGCGTCATCAAACTGGCCTCGGTGGGACTGGGAGCCCGGCTCGCCGGATTCCCTCCCTCGGATGCCCTCAACCTCGCCGTGGCGACGAACGCGCGCGGGGGGCCGGGCATCGCGGTGGCCAGTGTGGCGTTCGATGCCGGCATCATCAGCCCCGCCTTCTACACCACGCTGGTCGCGGTGGCGGTGTTGACCTCTCAGGCGGCGGGAGTCTGGCTGGACGCCGTGCTGCGGCGCGGACAATCCCTGCTCAGCGGCATTCCCGATGCCGCGGCCGCGCGTGCTCCCTCCGCCGCCCGGACGAATGTTCCTTCTGGACAGGAGGGAGCCACGGCTCGAGTCCCTGGCGCCGAGCGGAATTTCGTCGCGCCCGACCTCATGCATGAAGGCAACAACGGGCGCCAGGGCTAG
- a CDS encoding 2Fe-2S iron-sulfur cluster-binding protein has translation MSSERGGQDVELQVGDAVLKVKSGERLIDICEHHQTCVMFSCRSASCGTCAIVVEQGMENLSPVEGLEAIVVEEVSEGRPNVRLACQVRVLGSACIRPLT, from the coding sequence ATGAGTTCCGAGCGCGGTGGACAAGACGTCGAGCTTCAGGTCGGGGACGCGGTCCTGAAGGTCAAGTCCGGGGAGAGGCTCATCGACATCTGCGAGCATCACCAGACGTGCGTCATGTTCAGCTGCCGCTCGGCTTCTTGTGGCACGTGCGCCATCGTTGTCGAGCAGGGCATGGAGAACCTGTCTCCGGTGGAGGGGCTGGAGGCCATTGTCGTCGAGGAGGTATCCGAGGGACGTCCCAACGTGCGCCTGGCGTGTCAGGTGCGGGTCCTTGGCTCCGCGTGCATACGCCCCCTGACGTAG